TACATGTTTAACAGATACATACTCAACATTTTTGGAATTTAATTGAAATCAAAATGATATATCATTACTTTATCGTAGTGAAGCATTAACGTTATAAATAAAAAAACTTCCACTCAAGTGAGCGGAAGAGATGGGACTACGATATGGCCCGTTTTGACATCGACGATTCCATCTGCCGTCAATCTTGCGTAGGGCAGGTGTGTCGCGGTAAAAAACAGGATGGAGTACAGCGGATCGAGATGAATATGTCCTTTTCCCCGAATCTTTTCAATCAATGCTTCCGCCATGCTGATAACCTCGTCCATAGGCGCTGCGGAGAACTTCCCTGCTAATGGTAGCGGGCACTCACAAGCGACGTCTCCCGCATCGAGAAGGACTACGCCACCGCCGATTTCCCTGACACGTTCCAGGGCAACCATCATCGCCTCTGGATCACGCCCGATGACGACCCAATCCCCCGAAGCGGTGTACGTGCTGGCCAAGCCTTGCAAATCACGCCCATACCCGCGCAGCACCGCCAGACTTCTTCTTCGCCCTACAGGATCCACACTCACGATCAATGCTAGCTCTGGATCGTCCTTGATCGTCACAAAGCCCTCTTCGTCTACGGGGAGCTCCTCCATTTCCAACCGGGTAATCACTGCATTTAACATGTGCAGTACAGGAGTTTTTCCTTCTATTGGTCGCAAACGGAACCAGTCCGCACTCGCTCGGTCCTCCAATACATCGACCGTTGGGAACGAGTAGTCCTCCCATTTCGGCTCAACGGTAGGAACGAGCAGCTCTCCATTTTGTGCAGCGCGTTGACCATTGGCAAATACTACGACAGGCGTAGGATCATCTTTGGCGGTTAATAGCAGCATGTCAGCGATTCGACCTGGCGCGATCCCACCGATCTCCGCGTCAAGCCCGTAGTAAACGGCCGGATTTAACGTCGCCATCACGTATGCCTCTTCGGGAGGCATGCCTGCTTCGATCGCGACTCGGATCGTGCCGTCCATGAGGCCATTCCTGTGCATCGGTGGCGTGCTGCCGTCGGAGGTCAGCATCATCCGTGGTGACCACGGAAGCCCCAGCTCCAGCCACCCTTT
This is a stretch of genomic DNA from Brevibacillus choshinensis. It encodes these proteins:
- a CDS encoding adenine deaminase C-terminal domain-containing protein → MRVRSLTTEAYLHLIRVSRRLAPASMWIKGAQVLNVYTKSWQSSHVVTAGERIAYVGEKEPMVDEHTEIIDATGHFLVPGYFEPHAHPFQWYNPYSLADFALQRGTTALVSDTLMLMNLPFEQVKAIMESLDAHPVKQYFWGRLDPQTGKDHPQFTREGLTRMLEHPLVIQGGELTNWPGVLAEDEKLLYGLKHTRDLGKRMEGHHPGASAETLNAAAAAGITACHEGITAQDLLQRLQLGMYATMRHSSIRPDLPELVKGWLELGLPWSPRMMLTSDGSTPPMHRNGLMDGTIRVAIEAGMPPEEAYVMATLNPAVYYGLDAEIGGIAPGRIADMLLLTAKDDPTPVVVFANGQRAAQNGELLVPTVEPKWEDYSFPTVDVLEDRASADWFRLRPIEGKTPVLHMLNAVITRLEMEELPVDEEGFVTIKDDPELALIVSVDPVGRRRSLAVLRGYGRDLQGLASTYTASGDWVVIGRDPEAMMVALERVREIGGGVVLLDAGDVACECPLPLAGKFSAAPMDEVISMAEALIEKIRGKGHIHLDPLYSILFFTATHLPYARLTADGIVDVKTGHIVVPSLPLT